A genomic stretch from Corynebacterium faecale includes:
- a CDS encoding heat shock protein transcriptional repressor HspR yields MHAQTLRTYDRMGLVTPRRTQGGGRRYTRNDVELLRKIQRLSQEDGVNLAGIKAIIELGEENRNLKDSLRKLTAENDELRNELRRGGGRPRGELVHVPRSTAVVMWERRKGRNL; encoded by the coding sequence ATGCACGCCCAGACCCTGCGCACCTATGACCGCATGGGGCTTGTCACCCCACGTCGAACACAGGGCGGTGGCCGTCGGTATACCCGCAACGATGTGGAACTCCTGCGTAAAATCCAACGTCTCAGCCAGGAGGACGGCGTCAACCTCGCCGGAATCAAGGCCATTATTGAACTGGGTGAGGAAAACCGGAACCTCAAGGATTCACTCCGTAAACTCACGGCCGAGAACGATGAGCTGAGAAATGAACTCCGCCGCGGTGGTGGCCGCCCGCGGGGTGAACTCGTCCATGTTCCCCGCTCCACCGCAGTGGTGATGTGGGAACGGCGTAAAGGACGCAACCTCTGA
- the clpB gene encoding ATP-dependent chaperone ClpB codes for MSSFNPTTKTSEAMQAALQQASANGNPDIRPAHLLVAILEQTDGVAGPVLTAAGVDPKSIAAEARKLVDSYPKASGSSMANPNFNREALNALTASQELAGELGDEYVSTEVLLAGIARGNSDAADLLKGKGATYDSIKTAFPSVRGAQKVTTQDPEGQFQALEKYSTDLTKLAREGKIDPVIGRDQEIRRVVQVLSRRTKNNPVLIGEPGVGKTAIVEGLARRIVAGDVPESLKGKTLVSLDLGSMVAGAKYRGEFEERLKAVLDEIKGANGEIVTFIDELHTIVGAGASGESAMDAGNMIKPLLARGELRLVGATTLNEYRKYIEKDAALERRFQQVYVGEPSVEDAVGILRGLKERYEVHHGVRIQDSALVAAAELSNRYITSRFLPDKAIDLVDEAASRLRMEIDSSPQEIDELERIVRRLEIEEVALTKETDVASRERLDRLRSELADEREKLSELKARWQNEKSAIDDVRGSKEELEALRMESDIAEREGDYGRVAELRYGRIPELEKQISDAESKIGGTDNSMLTEEVTPDVIAEVVAAWTGIPAGKMMQGETEKLLNMESVLHQRVVGQHEAITAVSDAVRRSRAGVADPNRPTGSFLFLGPTGVGKTELAKAVSEFLFDDERAMVRIDMSEYSEKHSVARLVGAPPGYVGYDQGGQLTEAVRRRPYTAVLFDEVEKAHPDVFDILLQVLDDGRLTDGQGRTVDFRNTILILTSNLGAGGTREQMMDAVKLAFKPEFINRLDDIVVFDPLSREQLASIVDIQVAQLADRLSGRRLALRVSDSAKLWLAERGYDPAYGARPLRRLIQQAIGDKLAKALLAGDIRDGDGVLVDVADGGDFLDVVRDH; via the coding sequence ATGAGTTCATTCAATCCAACTACCAAGACTTCTGAAGCGATGCAGGCCGCTCTCCAGCAGGCATCTGCCAATGGCAACCCTGATATCCGCCCGGCACACCTCCTGGTGGCCATCCTGGAGCAGACCGATGGCGTGGCTGGCCCTGTTCTGACCGCTGCCGGAGTTGATCCGAAGAGCATTGCCGCCGAAGCCAGGAAACTGGTTGACAGCTACCCCAAGGCATCCGGCTCCAGCATGGCCAACCCCAACTTCAACCGCGAGGCACTCAACGCGCTGACCGCTTCCCAGGAGCTCGCCGGGGAACTCGGAGATGAATATGTCTCCACCGAGGTCCTCCTGGCAGGTATCGCCCGGGGTAACTCCGACGCTGCTGATCTGCTCAAGGGCAAGGGTGCTACCTATGACTCCATCAAGACCGCCTTTCCTTCTGTCCGCGGAGCACAGAAAGTCACCACCCAGGACCCGGAAGGCCAGTTCCAGGCACTGGAGAAGTACTCCACTGACCTGACCAAACTCGCCCGCGAAGGCAAGATTGATCCGGTGATCGGCCGTGACCAGGAGATCCGTCGCGTGGTGCAGGTCCTGAGCCGCCGCACCAAGAACAACCCCGTCCTCATCGGTGAGCCCGGTGTGGGTAAAACCGCCATCGTGGAAGGCCTGGCCCGGCGCATCGTCGCAGGTGATGTCCCAGAATCGCTCAAGGGCAAAACCTTAGTCAGCCTCGACCTGGGTTCCATGGTCGCGGGTGCGAAATACCGCGGTGAATTCGAAGAGCGACTCAAGGCGGTCCTGGATGAGATCAAGGGCGCCAACGGGGAGATCGTCACCTTCATCGATGAGCTGCACACCATTGTCGGTGCCGGCGCCTCCGGAGAATCCGCCATGGATGCCGGCAACATGATCAAGCCGCTGCTTGCCCGCGGTGAACTGCGCCTGGTCGGTGCCACCACCCTCAATGAATACCGCAAATACATTGAGAAGGACGCCGCGCTGGAACGTCGTTTCCAGCAGGTCTATGTGGGCGAGCCGAGCGTGGAGGACGCCGTGGGTATCCTCCGCGGCCTGAAGGAACGCTATGAGGTCCACCATGGTGTCCGCATTCAGGACTCCGCCCTCGTGGCCGCCGCTGAGCTGTCCAACCGCTATATCACCAGCCGTTTCCTCCCTGACAAGGCCATTGACCTGGTTGATGAGGCCGCCTCCCGCCTGCGCATGGAGATTGATTCCTCCCCGCAGGAGATCGATGAGCTCGAGCGCATCGTCCGTCGCCTCGAGATCGAGGAGGTCGCCTTGACCAAGGAAACTGACGTGGCCTCCCGCGAGCGTCTTGATCGTCTGCGCTCTGAGCTTGCCGACGAACGCGAAAAGCTCTCTGAGCTCAAGGCCCGCTGGCAGAATGAAAAGTCCGCCATCGATGATGTCCGTGGCTCCAAGGAGGAGCTTGAGGCTCTGCGTATGGAATCTGACATCGCAGAACGCGAGGGAGATTATGGCCGTGTCGCTGAGCTGCGCTATGGCCGGATCCCGGAGCTGGAGAAGCAGATCTCTGATGCGGAATCCAAAATCGGGGGCACGGACAATTCCATGCTCACCGAGGAGGTCACCCCCGATGTCATCGCCGAGGTCGTCGCCGCCTGGACGGGCATTCCGGCAGGCAAGATGATGCAGGGCGAGACCGAGAAGCTGCTCAACATGGAATCGGTGCTGCACCAGCGTGTCGTCGGCCAGCATGAGGCCATCACCGCGGTGTCTGATGCGGTGCGTCGCTCCCGCGCTGGTGTCGCTGATCCCAATCGTCCAACCGGTTCCTTCCTCTTCCTCGGTCCCACCGGTGTGGGTAAGACCGAGCTGGCCAAGGCCGTGTCGGAGTTCCTCTTCGATGATGAACGCGCCATGGTTCGCATCGATATGTCCGAGTACTCCGAGAAGCATTCCGTGGCACGCCTCGTCGGTGCGCCGCCGGGATATGTGGGCTATGACCAGGGTGGTCAGCTCACCGAGGCCGTGCGCCGCCGGCCGTACACGGCCGTGCTTTTCGACGAAGTGGAAAAAGCCCACCCTGATGTTTTCGATATCCTCCTCCAGGTCCTCGATGATGGCCGTCTCACCGACGGTCAGGGTCGCACCGTGGACTTCCGCAACACCATCCTCATCCTCACCTCCAACCTGGGGGCCGGTGGAACCCGCGAGCAGATGATGGATGCCGTCAAGTTGGCATTCAAACCGGAGTTCATCAACCGTCTAGATGACATCGTCGTCTTCGATCCCCTCTCACGTGAGCAGCTGGCCAGCATCGTGGACATCCAGGTTGCCCAGCTGGCGGACAGGCTCTCGGGCCGTCGTCTGGCCCTGCGAGTCTCGGATTCCGCAAAGCTCTGGTTGGCGGAACGCGGTTATGATCCCGCCTATGGTGCCCGTCCGCTGCGCAGGCTCATCCAGCAGGCCATCGGTGACAAACTGGCGAAGGCGTTACTTGCCGGGGACATCCGTGACGGTGACGGCGTGCTCGTCGACGTCGCCGATGGAGGAGATTTCCTCGACGTCGTCCGCGATCATTAA
- a CDS encoding alpha/beta hydrolase, translated as MTTLNLRSTELEALADALLAIAATLDNQSISRTTAWNTLPTFTDASSLLLSITQLHRHNAVLTDTVHRISSAARVLSSTATTVRVLESYLATVERATDQSPMATAVLHQIAGLGDLLDFMCAREIAALCTQIATPPLRELKDFGDLPATAIHEFNLMNAPPHIQGFVADNPDITLLEIGDGTLVTAIGDIDAADTVATLVAGVGSSDPAQWQGNLDRVRTLHQSTGAAAVMWLGYTAPASIPLAVSDRTAVTGSQDLRAFQETLAHRQPEQRRVVVGYSYGSVVVGNGASASTATSTPGFDAVVLVGSPGAGVGHASDIAGEVYAVTGSRDPIGLAATDFGGIHGADPSSARFGATVWESTAGHSDYWEDPTFLDRLAEVMKR; from the coding sequence ATGACCACCCTCAACCTGCGCAGCACTGAGTTGGAGGCCCTCGCGGATGCTCTGCTCGCCATCGCAGCCACACTGGATAACCAGTCCATCAGCCGAACCACTGCCTGGAACACCCTCCCGACCTTCACCGATGCCAGCTCCCTGCTGCTCAGCATCACACAGCTCCACCGCCATAACGCCGTACTCACCGACACGGTCCACCGGATCTCCTCTGCGGCCCGGGTCCTCTCCAGCACCGCCACCACCGTGCGGGTTCTGGAGTCTTACCTGGCCACTGTTGAACGCGCCACCGACCAATCCCCCATGGCCACCGCAGTGCTTCACCAGATCGCGGGGCTGGGTGATCTTCTGGACTTCATGTGTGCCCGGGAAATCGCCGCCCTGTGCACCCAGATCGCCACCCCGCCCCTTCGGGAACTCAAGGATTTCGGCGATCTGCCGGCCACGGCCATCCACGAGTTCAACCTCATGAACGCTCCCCCGCACATCCAGGGCTTCGTCGCGGACAACCCCGACATCACTCTTCTAGAAATAGGCGATGGCACCCTGGTGACAGCCATCGGTGATATCGATGCAGCCGATACCGTGGCCACGTTGGTGGCCGGTGTGGGGTCGTCTGATCCCGCCCAGTGGCAGGGCAACCTCGACCGGGTGCGCACCCTCCACCAGTCCACGGGTGCCGCTGCCGTGATGTGGCTGGGGTACACAGCCCCCGCCTCCATCCCACTGGCGGTGTCTGACCGCACTGCCGTGACCGGATCCCAGGACCTGCGGGCCTTCCAGGAAACCCTGGCCCACCGCCAACCCGAGCAACGGCGCGTCGTGGTGGGATACAGCTATGGGAGCGTGGTGGTGGGGAACGGGGCGTCGGCAAGCACAGCAACAAGCACCCCGGGGTTTGATGCCGTGGTGCTGGTTGGCAGTCCGGGCGCGGGGGTCGGGCATGCCAGCGATATCGCCGGGGAGGTCTATGCCGTCACCGGTTCGCGGGATCCCATCGGATTGGCCGCCACTGATTTCGGTGGGATTCACGGAGCCGATCCTTCATCCGCCCGATTCGGGGCGACAGTATGGGAATCAACTGCGGGGCACTCAGACTATTGGGAAGACCCAACGTTCCTGGACCGTTTGGCTGAGGTGATGAAACGATGA
- a CDS encoding LLM class flavin-dependent oxidoreductase codes for MKAFGFLSFGHYQIGQERQMLHQALELAREADAIGVNGAYYRVHHFAPQGASPMPLLGAIIGSTKHIEVGTGVIDMRYENPLYLAEEAAALNLLADGRVALGVSRGSPEPAEKGWESFGYETGEDPKGAGMAREKFQRFMAAVDGYGMAVAAEDQYPRLYRPGTPLPIFPHDPTLRKSIWWGAGSHNTAIQAAKDGVNLMSSTLVSEATGQSLSELQFDQIQNYRAAWKAAGHDWTPRVSVSRSIFPIVTDRDRELFGLQGQGEDQIGIIDDTRTTFGRSYAGSPDELIDQLKQDKAVMDADTLMLTVPNQMGVELNASILANFAEHVAPALGWEPNTNGPVTGYEF; via the coding sequence ATGAAGGCATTCGGATTCTTGAGTTTCGGCCACTACCAGATCGGCCAGGAGCGCCAGATGCTCCACCAGGCCCTCGAACTGGCGAGGGAGGCAGACGCCATCGGGGTCAACGGCGCCTATTACCGCGTCCACCATTTCGCGCCACAGGGCGCCTCACCGATGCCACTGCTCGGCGCGATCATCGGTTCCACCAAACACATCGAGGTGGGTACCGGAGTGATTGACATGCGCTATGAAAACCCCCTCTACCTGGCAGAAGAAGCGGCCGCACTCAACCTGCTTGCCGACGGCAGAGTCGCCCTCGGCGTTTCACGTGGATCACCCGAACCTGCCGAGAAGGGTTGGGAGTCCTTCGGTTATGAGACCGGGGAAGACCCCAAGGGCGCAGGCATGGCCCGTGAGAAATTCCAGCGCTTCATGGCTGCCGTGGATGGTTATGGCATGGCCGTGGCCGCCGAGGACCAGTACCCACGCCTCTACCGCCCGGGCACCCCACTGCCGATCTTCCCGCACGACCCCACCTTGCGTAAATCCATCTGGTGGGGTGCCGGTTCCCACAACACCGCCATCCAGGCGGCCAAAGACGGGGTGAACCTGATGAGCTCCACCCTCGTCTCAGAGGCCACCGGCCAATCACTGAGTGAGTTGCAGTTTGACCAGATCCAGAACTACCGCGCAGCATGGAAGGCCGCCGGGCACGACTGGACCCCACGGGTGTCAGTGTCCCGATCGATCTTCCCGATTGTCACCGACCGCGACCGCGAACTCTTCGGACTCCAGGGCCAGGGCGAGGATCAGATCGGCATCATCGATGACACCCGCACCACCTTCGGGCGCTCCTATGCCGGATCCCCGGATGAGCTCATTGATCAGCTCAAGCAGGACAAGGCCGTCATGGATGCCGACACCCTCATGCTCACCGTCCCGAACCAGATGGGCGTGGAACTCAACGCCTCCATCCTTGCCAACTTCGCCGAACATGTTGCACCGGCACTGGGATGGGAGCCCAACACCAACGGACCAGTGACCGGGTATGAGTTTTAG
- a CDS encoding carbon-nitrogen hydrolase family protein: MRIALIQITTGSDKMANLELVKTTATEAAERGARLLVYPEATSQAFGTGRLDPQAEDLESGEFATAVKQLAEDLDVVIVAGMFTTADTVEREGKTIHRVHNTALITGGDLHEGYRKINTYDAFGYRESDTVKPGNESHLFELDGVKIGVAICYDLRFPQHFQDLARAGAQIIVVPTSWQDGDGKLEQLQVLSKARALDSTSWILMCDQARPTEERKGPTGIGHSAVIDPTGVVIASAGYEAETIIADVDLSGLEKVRESIPVL; this comes from the coding sequence ATGCGCATCGCTTTGATACAGATCACCACCGGTTCCGATAAAATGGCCAACCTCGAATTGGTGAAAACCACGGCAACTGAGGCCGCCGAACGTGGCGCACGGTTACTCGTCTACCCGGAGGCAACCTCCCAGGCGTTCGGGACGGGGCGCCTGGACCCACAGGCGGAAGACCTGGAATCGGGTGAGTTCGCCACCGCGGTGAAACAGCTCGCGGAGGATCTTGATGTGGTGATTGTCGCCGGGATGTTCACCACCGCAGACACCGTTGAGCGTGAAGGCAAAACCATCCACCGTGTGCACAACACCGCCCTGATCACCGGTGGTGACCTGCACGAGGGGTATCGCAAGATCAACACCTATGATGCCTTCGGTTACCGGGAGTCCGACACGGTTAAGCCGGGAAACGAATCACATCTTTTTGAACTCGACGGCGTGAAGATCGGTGTGGCGATCTGCTACGACCTCCGTTTCCCCCAGCATTTTCAGGACCTGGCGCGCGCCGGGGCCCAGATCATTGTGGTGCCCACCTCCTGGCAGGACGGCGATGGAAAACTAGAGCAGCTGCAGGTGCTCAGCAAGGCGCGAGCCCTGGATTCCACCAGCTGGATTCTCATGTGTGACCAGGCCCGTCCCACCGAGGAACGGAAAGGCCCCACAGGTATCGGGCATTCAGCCGTGATTGATCCAACGGGTGTGGTGATCGCGAGTGCTGGTTATGAAGCGGAAACAATCATCGCGGATGTGGATCTTTCAGGGCTGGAAAAGGTCCGGGAATCCATCCCGGTCCTGTAA
- a CDS encoding NAD(P)-binding domain-containing protein: MTTIYDAIIIGAGQAGLAAAHELARRGLTPGQDFLILDSNDGPGGAWRHRWDSLTLGKAHGIADLPGLPMTRPDPKVPASTLVTDYYGDYETTFGFEVVRPVKVASVMPVGGAESTPESPLLVRAEDDRSWQARYVLNATGTWTNPYVPYIPGIDKFQGRQLHTVGYTKASDFEGQRVLVVGGGLSAVQFLLEMEGIADLTWATRRPPNFTEKEFDDGWGIAVERAVRERTHSGKAPASVVRTTGIPQWPDYMRGVERGLIVSRGMFEEITPTGVIFGEPRTSLAHGLGPSSNNRLAVPDSWDPHPAGTALDVDVIFWNTGFRAALRHLAPMKLRSGHGILMNDEVSPAADDRILLVGYGSTASTVGATRAGRIAGRVTAKRLGL; encoded by the coding sequence ATGACAACAATTTATGACGCGATCATCATCGGCGCGGGCCAGGCTGGCCTCGCCGCCGCCCATGAATTAGCCCGGCGCGGCCTGACCCCGGGACAGGATTTCCTGATCCTGGACTCCAACGATGGCCCAGGCGGTGCCTGGCGGCACCGGTGGGATTCCCTCACTTTAGGCAAGGCACACGGTATCGCCGACCTTCCCGGGCTACCCATGACGCGACCCGACCCCAAGGTTCCAGCCTCCACACTGGTGACCGACTATTACGGTGACTATGAAACCACCTTCGGGTTTGAGGTGGTCCGGCCAGTGAAGGTGGCATCGGTGATGCCAGTGGGAGGGGCGGAATCCACCCCGGAGTCACCCTTACTTGTCCGCGCGGAGGACGACCGCAGCTGGCAGGCGCGGTACGTACTCAACGCCACCGGCACCTGGACCAATCCCTATGTGCCTTATATTCCGGGAATAGATAAGTTTCAGGGCAGGCAGCTACACACAGTGGGATACACCAAGGCCTCCGACTTTGAGGGCCAACGCGTACTGGTGGTGGGCGGAGGCCTGAGTGCGGTGCAGTTCCTCCTGGAAATGGAGGGCATCGCCGACCTGACCTGGGCCACCCGCAGGCCCCCGAACTTCACGGAGAAGGAATTCGACGACGGTTGGGGAATCGCCGTGGAACGCGCCGTCCGTGAACGCACCCACTCCGGCAAGGCCCCTGCCAGCGTGGTCCGCACCACCGGCATCCCGCAATGGCCCGACTATATGCGCGGGGTGGAACGCGGCCTCATTGTCAGCCGCGGCATGTTCGAGGAGATCACGCCCACCGGCGTGATCTTCGGTGAGCCTCGAACCTCCCTGGCCCATGGCCTGGGACCCTCCTCCAATAACCGTCTCGCGGTACCCGACAGCTGGGACCCCCACCCCGCTGGCACCGCACTGGATGTGGATGTCATTTTCTGGAACACCGGTTTCCGTGCAGCACTACGCCACCTGGCACCCATGAAGTTGCGCAGTGGCCACGGCATCCTCATGAACGATGAGGTCTCCCCCGCAGCCGATGACCGCATCCTCCTGGTCGGCTACGGGTCCACCGCCTCCACAGTGGGCGCGACCAGGGCCGGGCGGATCGCGGGCCGGGTGACCGCCAAGAGGCTGGGCCTTTAA
- the exaC gene encoding acetaldehyde dehydrogenase ExaC, producing the protein MTVYANPGTEGAIANYEKRYDNYIGGQWVPPVDGQYMENITPVTGEVFCEVARSTAADVEAALDAAHKAAPAWGRTSVAERALILHRIADRMEEHLEEIAVAETWENGKAVRETLAADIPLAIDHFRYFAGAIRAQEDRSSQIDHNTVAYHFNEPIGVVGQIIPWNFPILMATWKIAPALAAGNAIVMKPAEQTPASILYLMNIVGDLLPEGVLNIVNGLGDEAGTALSGSDRIGKIAFTGSTQVGKIINKAASDKIIPVTLELGGKSPSIFFDDILAKDDPFREKAVEGFAMFALNQGEVCTCPSRALVHESIADEFLELGVQRVKSIKLGNPLDTETMMGAQASQEQMDKISSYLKIGPDEGAETLTGGKINKVEGLDNGYYIEPTVFRGTNDMRIFREEIFGPVLSVATFSDFDEAIKIANDTNYGLGAGVWTRDQNTVYRAGRAIQAGRVWVNQYHNYPAHSAFGGYKESGIGRENHLMMLAHYQQTKNLLVSYDPNPTGLF; encoded by the coding sequence ATGACCGTCTATGCAAACCCGGGAACTGAAGGCGCGATCGCCAACTACGAGAAGCGGTATGACAACTACATCGGTGGCCAGTGGGTCCCACCGGTGGATGGCCAGTATATGGAGAACATCACCCCGGTCACGGGTGAGGTGTTCTGCGAGGTCGCACGGTCCACCGCCGCTGATGTTGAAGCCGCACTGGATGCAGCACATAAGGCTGCACCGGCGTGGGGTCGTACCTCTGTTGCTGAGCGCGCATTGATTCTCCACCGCATCGCGGACCGCATGGAGGAGCACCTCGAGGAGATCGCTGTTGCTGAGACCTGGGAAAACGGCAAGGCGGTCCGTGAGACCCTTGCCGCTGACATCCCTCTTGCGATCGATCACTTCCGCTATTTCGCCGGCGCCATCCGTGCGCAGGAGGACCGTTCCTCCCAGATTGACCACAACACCGTTGCCTACCATTTCAACGAACCGATTGGTGTTGTCGGCCAGATCATTCCGTGGAACTTCCCGATCCTCATGGCGACCTGGAAGATCGCACCGGCGCTGGCGGCAGGTAATGCCATCGTGATGAAACCTGCGGAGCAGACCCCAGCCTCCATCCTCTACCTGATGAACATCGTCGGTGACCTTCTCCCAGAGGGGGTGCTCAACATTGTCAACGGGCTTGGCGATGAAGCCGGTACCGCGCTCTCCGGTTCGGACCGCATCGGCAAGATCGCCTTCACCGGTTCCACCCAGGTGGGCAAGATCATCAACAAGGCAGCCTCCGACAAGATCATCCCGGTCACCCTTGAACTGGGTGGCAAGTCCCCCTCGATCTTCTTCGATGACATCCTGGCCAAGGATGATCCCTTCCGCGAAAAGGCCGTCGAAGGCTTCGCCATGTTCGCCCTCAACCAGGGCGAGGTGTGTACCTGCCCATCCCGAGCGCTGGTCCATGAGTCCATAGCCGATGAGTTCCTCGAGCTCGGCGTCCAGCGGGTAAAGAGCATCAAGCTGGGCAACCCGCTCGACACCGAGACCATGATGGGTGCGCAGGCGTCCCAGGAGCAGATGGACAAGATCTCCAGCTACCTCAAGATCGGCCCGGATGAGGGCGCGGAAACCCTCACCGGTGGCAAGATCAACAAGGTGGAGGGCCTGGACAATGGTTATTACATTGAGCCGACCGTGTTCCGCGGCACCAATGATATGCGGATCTTCCGCGAGGAGATCTTCGGACCGGTGCTCTCTGTGGCCACGTTCTCTGACTTCGATGAGGCCATCAAGATTGCCAATGACACCAACTACGGCCTCGGCGCCGGTGTCTGGACCCGCGATCAAAACACCGTCTACCGTGCCGGCCGTGCCATCCAGGCTGGTCGTGTCTGGGTGAACCAGTACCATAACTACCCGGCACACTCGGCCTTCGGTGGTTATAAGGAATCCGGCATCGGCCGCGAGAATCACCTGATGATGCTGGCCCACTACCAGCAGACCAAGAACCTCCTGGTCTCCTACGATCCGAACCCGACGGGCCTTTTCTAA
- a CDS encoding FAD-binding oxidoreductase, producing the protein MENVTPRPMRPVTSLIEDNPDVFLRTLITRLFSLDPLASAYIPHADDKTHISMAESLAALLDGVGPEGAVGADTLEYFRTLARDYRRFGFTPAAFTTFGKATNLALREVCQNLPFETELFAERAVTAVTRDMARAAQESIDAGEPASIPATVVEVEKRSRRFYVVRLQAEAELDYSPGQYVPVTTDYLQNAWRFLCPSIPANQWGQVEFHIQVNDEDNALRLLANSRPGDVWSIGTGQGEFGQRLFGRPTSTELVDATPSTDPPAEKPNDLLFIAYGTGLAPLRAMMFELMSQTNPPRLHFFVGAEYPGELYELMGLWNFAAACPWLSVVPVTTNEEDAWWVQGTEASKPPRGLHLTQVGMMAEIVTSVGAWADRDVLIAGPEQMARDIRRALIRRGTPRNRIEHLPF; encoded by the coding sequence ATGGAGAACGTGACACCCCGACCCATGCGCCCAGTTACCTCCCTCATTGAGGACAACCCGGACGTGTTCCTCCGCACGCTCATAACCAGGTTGTTCAGTCTTGACCCACTCGCATCCGCCTACATTCCGCACGCCGATGACAAGACCCACATCAGCATGGCGGAATCATTGGCAGCGTTGCTTGATGGAGTGGGCCCTGAGGGCGCGGTGGGGGCAGATACCTTGGAGTATTTCCGCACCCTCGCCCGGGATTATCGTCGTTTCGGTTTCACCCCCGCTGCCTTCACCACATTCGGCAAGGCCACCAACCTGGCACTCCGCGAGGTCTGTCAGAATCTCCCCTTCGAAACAGAACTCTTCGCGGAACGTGCCGTCACCGCGGTGACCCGGGATATGGCCCGCGCGGCACAGGAATCCATCGACGCCGGTGAGCCCGCCTCCATCCCCGCCACGGTAGTGGAGGTGGAAAAACGCAGCAGGCGCTTCTATGTGGTTCGCCTCCAGGCAGAGGCCGAACTTGACTACTCCCCCGGCCAATATGTTCCGGTCACCACTGATTACTTGCAGAATGCCTGGCGTTTCCTCTGCCCCTCCATCCCCGCCAACCAGTGGGGTCAGGTGGAGTTCCACATCCAGGTCAATGATGAGGACAACGCCCTGCGTCTGCTGGCGAATTCCCGGCCGGGTGATGTGTGGTCGATCGGCACCGGGCAGGGCGAGTTCGGCCAGCGCCTCTTCGGGCGCCCGACCTCAACGGAGCTTGTCGACGCCACCCCCAGCACCGACCCTCCAGCCGAGAAACCGAATGATTTGTTATTCATCGCCTACGGCACCGGCCTCGCGCCACTGCGCGCCATGATGTTTGAGTTGATGAGCCAGACCAATCCTCCACGGTTGCATTTCTTCGTCGGAGCGGAATACCCCGGGGAACTCTATGAACTGATGGGCCTGTGGAATTTCGCAGCGGCCTGCCCGTGGCTGTCGGTTGTCCCCGTCACCACAAACGAAGAGGATGCCTGGTGGGTGCAGGGCACCGAGGCGTCCAAACCTCCACGCGGTCTGCATCTGACCCAGGTGGGGATGATGGCGGAGATCGTCACCAGCGTGGGGGCGTGGGCTGATCGTGATGTGCTCATCGCCGGACCGGAGCAGATGGCCAGGGATATCCGGCGAGCCCTGATCAGGCGCGGAACACCCCGCAACCGGATCGAGCACCTGCCGTTTTAA